The DNA sequence GGGATAACGGGGGAATCCTCCGTCACCACGCCGCCGCGAGTCTCGCTGTAGACCGAGGTGGCGCCCAGGTAGACGATCATGGCGGGGGGCGGCGATACCGCCGTCATGGCGGCGCAGAAATGCCTGGCCCGGGTGTCGAAGAGCCCGCCTCCCGGCGGCGGCACACAGTACAGCACCACCCCTCCGGCCGCCGCCTCCAGAGCCGGTATCCCGGCCGGGTCGTCCAGCGTGGCGACCAGCGTCCCGAAGCCCGACCGCTCCAGGGCCTCGCCATGCTCCGCCGACCTGACCAGGCAGGTCGTCCCGTATCCCGCGTCCCGCGCCAGGCGGGCGACGCGCCGCCCTATGTAGCCGCAACCGGCTATGAACAGTTTCTTCATGATTCCTCACCGAATAACAAAATGACACTGCTCGCTCGGCGCACTATAGGCAGCCGGCGGCGGCAGAAGGAAAAAGGCCCCGTGCATGCCACGGGGCCTTATTGTGATGCGATTTGCTTATGACAACCCTACTTCGGTTCGTCGTAGGTCAGCGCCGCCAGCTTCTGGAAATAGGCAAAACGGCTGGCGGTGAAGACGGTGGCCTTCTTCATCAGGGAGGCCGCGGCGTCGGGATTGCTCTTCTGGAGCACCTTCCAGCGGTTCTCCCCGTAGGCGTACTCTTCCAGAGTGATGGTCGGCGCCTTGCTGTCCAGTTGCAGGGGGTTCTTGCTCTCGGCGGCCAGGGCCGGGTTGTAGCGGTAGAGCGGCCAGTAGCCGGACTGCACCGCTTTCTTCTGCTCGTCCACGGCGGTGGTCATGTTGATGCCGTGGGCAATGCAGTGGGCATAGGCGATGATCAGGGACGGGCCGTCGTAGGCCTCGGCCTCCAGCATGGCCTTGACGCACTGTGCCGGGTTGGAGAGGGAGACCGTGGCCACATAGACCGAGCCGTAGGCCATGGCCATCATGCCCAGATCCTTCTTGGCCACCGACTTGCCGCCGGCCGCGAACTGGGCCACGGCGCCCAGCGGGGTGGACTTGGATGCCTGGCCGCCGGTGTTGGAGTAGACCTCCGTGTCCAGCACGATCAGGTTGATGTTCTTGCCCGAGGCGATGACGTGGTCCAGGCCGCCGTAGCCGATATCGTAGGCCCAGCCGTCGCCGCCGACGCACCACACCGACTTCTTCACCAGGTAGTCGGCGATGGGGGCCAGGAGCCGTGCGGTCTGATCCTTGCTCCCTTTCAGGACCGCCTTCAGCTTGTCGACGCGGCCGCGCTGCTGCTCGATGCCGGCCTGGGTGGACTGGTCCGCCCCGATGATCTCCTTGATCAGCTTGGCGCTGGCGGCGAAGGCCTTGCTAGCGGCAAGCTCGTTCAGGTACTCCAGGGCCGATTTGTTGAACTGGTCCACGGTGAGGCGCATACCGAAACCGAATTCGGCGTTGTCCTCGAACAGCGAGTTGGACCAGGCCGGACCGCGGCCGTCGGCCCGCTGGGCCCAGGGGGTGGTGGGGAGGTTGCCGCCGTAGATGGAGGTGCAGCCGGTGGCGTTGGCGATCAGCATCCGGTCGCCGAAGAGCTGGGAGAGCAACTTCAGGTAGGGGGTCTCGCCGCAGCCGGCGCAGGCGCCGGAGAACTCGAACAGCGGGCGTACCAACTGGTTGCTGCGCAGGGTTTCCAGTTTCACCTGGGTCGGGTCCACGTCGGGCAGCGTGAGGAAGAACTCGAAATTTTCGGCCTCCGGGGCGCGCAGGGGGGGTTGGAAGTGCATGTCCAGGGCCTTGTGATCCGGGTTCTGCTTGTCCTTGGCCGGGCAGTTGTGGGCACAGGCGCCGCAGCCGGTGCAATCCTCCGGGGCCACCTGAACGGTGAACTTCTTGCCGGCCATCTCGGGGATCTTGCAGTCCGCGGACTTGAAGCTGGCCGGAGCCCCTTTGAGCAGCTTGGCGTCATAGGCCTTCATGCGCACCACGGCGTGGGGGCAGACGAACGAGCAGATGCCGCACTGGATACAGAGCTTGTCGTCCCACACCGGGATGTCGATGGCGATGTTGCGCTTCTCGTACTGGGAGGTGGCAGTGGGGAAGGTGCCGTCGGCCGGCATCTTGGAGACCGGCAGGTCGTCGCCCAGGCCGGCCACGATCACCCCGGTGACCTCCTTGACGAACTTGGGCGCCTTGGCGGAGACGGCGGCGGCCATCCGCAGCTTGCTGGTGGCCTTGGAGGGCACCTTGACCTCGTACAGGTTGTTCAGGCCGGCTTCCACCGCCTTGTAGTTCATCTCCAGCACCTTCTCGCCGGCCTTGCCGTAGGACTTCTTGATGGCGTTCTTGATGGAGGCCACGGCGGTCTTGAGCGGAATGATGCTCGAAATCTTGAAGAATGAGGTCTGCATGATCACATTGATGCGGGGTCCCAGGCCGATCTCGTTGCCCAGCTTGACGCCGTCGATCACGTAGAACTTGAGTTTCTTGTCGATGATCTGCTGCTGCACCTCTTTCGGGATGCGGTCCCACACCTCGTCGTGGTCGAAGGGGGCGTTGAGCAGGAAGGTGGCCCCTTTCTTGGCCTTGGAGAGCATGTCGTACTTTTCCAGAAAGGAAAAGTTGTGGCACGCCACGAAATCGGCCTCCTGGACCAG is a window from the Oryzomonas sagensis genome containing:
- the nifJ gene encoding pyruvate:ferredoxin (flavodoxin) oxidoreductase; this encodes MSRKMVTIDGNTAAAHVAHATNEVIAIYPITPSSVMGEISDAKSAAGERNIWGNIPTVVEMQSEGGAAGAVHGALQAGALTTTFTASQGLLLMIPNMFKIAGELTSTVFHVSARAIAAQALSIFGDHSDVMSCRSTGWAMLCSNNVQETMDFAMIAQSATLRARVPFLHFFDGFRTSHEVLKVEELTFDDMRAMLDDKLIAEHKGRGLCPDRPMMRGTAQNPDVYFQGRETVNPYYPKCIDIVQEEMAKFAKLTGRKYKLVDYVGAKDADRVVVVMGSGADVVQETVENLVKKGEKVGVVKIHLYRPFPLDAFIKALPKSVRKIAVLDRTKEPGALGEPLYLDVRTAIGEAMAEKKFSFDGYPIIVGGRYGLGSKEFNPAMAKAVLDNLKAKSPRNHYVVGIEEDVTNCSLKVDTSYKNPMDGVYQAMFYGLGSDGTVGANKNSIKIIGEETKNNAQAYFVYDSKKAGSMTTSHLRFGKKPIRAPYLVQEADFVACHNFSFLEKYDMLSKAKKGATFLLNAPFDHDEVWDRIPKEVQQQIIDKKLKFYVIDGVKLGNEIGLGPRINVIMQTSFFKISSIIPLKTAVASIKNAIKKSYGKAGEKVLEMNYKAVEAGLNNLYEVKVPSKATSKLRMAAAVSAKAPKFVKEVTGVIVAGLGDDLPVSKMPADGTFPTATSQYEKRNIAIDIPVWDDKLCIQCGICSFVCPHAVVRMKAYDAKLLKGAPASFKSADCKIPEMAGKKFTVQVAPEDCTGCGACAHNCPAKDKQNPDHKALDMHFQPPLRAPEAENFEFFLTLPDVDPTQVKLETLRSNQLVRPLFEFSGACAGCGETPYLKLLSQLFGDRMLIANATGCTSIYGGNLPTTPWAQRADGRGPAWSNSLFEDNAEFGFGMRLTVDQFNKSALEYLNELAASKAFAASAKLIKEIIGADQSTQAGIEQQRGRVDKLKAVLKGSKDQTARLLAPIADYLVKKSVWCVGGDGWAYDIGYGGLDHVIASGKNINLIVLDTEVYSNTGGQASKSTPLGAVAQFAAGGKSVAKKDLGMMAMAYGSVYVATVSLSNPAQCVKAMLEAEAYDGPSLIIAYAHCIAHGINMTTAVDEQKKAVQSGYWPLYRYNPALAAESKNPLQLDSKAPTITLEEYAYGENRWKVLQKSNPDAAASLMKKATVFTASRFAYFQKLAALTYDEPK